Genomic window (Desulforapulum autotrophicum HRM2):
GGGCTCCAGTCGTTCAATGGCCCGCCCCATGAAGACTACGGGATGGGGAAGGCTCCTTGGATCACCGATCACAAGGTCCAGAACAAAGGCTGCCGGAATAATGTACCAGTTGATATCAGCAATCATTTCATTTCCCCTCCGGGTTCAAACCGGTGCTGCCTGAAAAATGCTTATTCAGGGCATTGGCAAGGGCCATGTTCGTCTTTCTGCTTTTAAGGGAAAATCGCACGAACCGGTTTGAAAGGCCGTCAAAATTAGTGCAGTCCCGGATGAGAATGTGTTCATCGCCCATGAGGCGGCAAAGGGTCGGAGCATCCATGGGCGGTTCAAGGGCTGCCAGCACAAAATAGGTTTGGGAGGGAAAAATACAGATCCCCGGACAATCGGCAAGACGTGACGCAAACAGCGCCTTTTCCTCGTGCACAAACTCCCGGGTCCTTGCCGTAAACGCCCCTGTTTCAGCACCCTGCCCCAGGAGATGGGTCACGGCAGTCTGGGCCAGGGCGTTCACCGACCATGGCTGGGAATAGTGCATGAAACCTTCGATCACCCGTGGATCAGCGCAGATAAAGCCGGTCCTCAACCCCGGGATCCTGAATATCTTTGACATGGACGAGAGCACGATCAGGTTGGGAAATCGATCGTCCCCCACAAGGGTGATATTTTCCGCATCTTCAACAAAGGGCAGATAGGATTCGTCAACCACAAACCGGATCTCGGGGTAAGCCTGTACAAGGTTAAGAATGGCCTGTTTTTCAACAAGCACCCCGGTGGGGTTGTTGGGGTTGCAGATGACTACCGTGTCAAATCCGCCGGTGGCAAGCATGTTTGACACTGCCTCAAAATCTGGAACAAACAGGTTGTCTACGGTTGCCATGGCATACCCATAGTCGATAT
Coding sequences:
- a CDS encoding aminotransferase class I/II-fold pyridoxal phosphate-dependent enzyme, which produces MITGHGGNVNALAQRLGCTIDEIIDMSSNLNPLGPPPGLEAFLAANMARIRSLPQADAGGMVSAFAHRHNMDANRVMAGNGTTWFLYTLPLALATKKMLIFGPTYSDYRDGCAMHNIDYGYAMATVDNLFVPDFEAVSNMLATGGFDTVVICNPNNPTGVLVEKQAILNLVQAYPEIRFVVDESYLPFVEDAENITLVGDDRFPNLIVLSSMSKIFRIPGLRTGFICADPRVIEGFMHYSQPWSVNALAQTAVTHLLGQGAETGAFTARTREFVHEEKALFASRLADCPGICIFPSQTYFVLAALEPPMDAPTLCRLMGDEHILIRDCTNFDGLSNRFVRFSLKSRKTNMALANALNKHFSGSTGLNPEGK